In the Apteryx mantelli isolate bAptMan1 chromosome 1, bAptMan1.hap1, whole genome shotgun sequence genome, one interval contains:
- the LOC136991005 gene encoding olfactory receptor 52Z1P-like — translation MADVNHTAFRPGTFLLVGIPGLEKFHLWISLPFFSMYIFALLGNLVLLFTIVREQSLHKPMYLFLSALTVADLLLSTTTVPRMLAIFWFRVGDISLGACIAQVFLIHFISVAESGILVAMAFDRYVAICNPLRYVTLLTHSVIWRIELAAVVRGVCIILPMVFLLLRLSYCTNRVIPHSYCEHMGVARLACTSIKVNVVYGLTVILLSVGVDVVLIAVSYGLILRAVFQLPSAGARRKAMSTCGSHLCIILLFYTPAFFSFFTHRFGGHSIPRHVHILLACLYVVVPPMLNPVIYGVNNKQIRETVMSMLSWMGSRRN, via the coding sequence atggcagacgtcaatcacacagccttccggccaggaacattcctccttgttggcatcccaggcctggagaagtttcacctctggatttctctccccttcttctccatgtatatttttgcccttctaggcaacttagtcttgctatttaccatagtgagagaacaaagcctccacaagcctatgtaccttttcctttctgcattaacagtagcagacttgctcttatctaccactacagtgcccaggatgttagctattttctggttcagagtggggGACATTTCTCTTGGTGCATGCATTGCTCAGgtgtttctcattcattttatttctgttgcagagtcaggaattctggtggccatggcctttgatcggtatgttgccatctgcaaccccctgagatatgtgactttattgacccactcagtcatatggagaatagagctggcagctgttgtcagagGTGTCTGCATCATCCTCCCGATGGTTTTTTTGCTGCTAAGGCTTTCTTACTGCACAAACCGCGttatccctcattcgtactgcgagcacatgggtgtagccaggctggcctgcacaagcataaaagtcaatgTTGTGTATGGTTTAACAGTTATCCTGCTGTCAGTGGGGGTAGATGTAGTGctcattgctgtgtcttatggactgattctcagggctgtcttccagctgccctctgcaggtgcccgtcgcaaagctatgagcacctgcggctcccacctctgcatcatcctcctgttctacacgccggcgttcttctcctttttcacgcaccgctttggtggccacagcatcccccgccacgtccacatcctgctggcctgtctctacgtagtggttccccccatgctaaatcccgtcatttatggagtgaacaacaagcagattcgtgagacagtaatgtccatgttgtcttggatgggaagccggagaaactga